The Acidobacteriota bacterium DNA window CGGGGGCAATGGCTGGTGCTGATCCTGTCACTGACGGCAGGCGCACTATCGCATTTCTTCTGGGATTCATGGACGCACGCGGACGGAGTGGTGGCGCAGAGTTTTCCATGGTTGCTCGAACACCTTGATTTTGCGGGTCTTCACGTACGATACACGGAGCTAACTCAGCATCTGAGCACACTTTTCGGCACCATCCTGATTCTGTGGTACATCGCGTCCGGCAGGCTGATTCCGCCCGCGGCCACCCGGCCTCAATCCGCTCGTACGCCCGGTCAGAAAGTCCGCTTCTGGCTGACCGGCCTTGCCTGCTCCGTGATCCTGGCCTTCGGTGCCGTGTGGCTACATTTTGGATCGTTGACCCTTGACCCGGCCGCGCTGCCCGGCAGTTTCCATCTGTATCACAAGCTTGGTCTGGGCAGTTGGGCGGGCTTTTTCTGGGCTGCGTGCGCATATACGGTCGCAGGGCGACTGATCGAGCGAACACGCTCTGGTGCAGTCAGTTCCGGGGAGAACCTGAAGTCATAGATTAGAAAACACTGATCGTGAGGACTCACGTCTCTTTCAGAAACGTCAGCTTTTCCCGGCCCGCATCGGACATGAAGTGGTAGTGCACGTGGTCGATTTCCTGGCCGTAGCCGTTGTTTATCACGAGCCGGAAATGTTCCTCAAGGCCGAGCTTTGAGGCCACGAATTTGGCCGTATCATTCAGCAGTTGCAGCACTTCGGGGGGTGTCTCGATGAAATTGCGGTGCTCCTCCTTGGGGATGATCAGCAGGTGAATCGCATCTCTGGGCCGGTGATCCGCGATGACAATCACCCGGTCGGTCTCGTGGAATATTCTCGCGGGCAGTTCACGGTTAATGATGCGAGTGAACACGGACGGCATTGGTGGCTACCACTCCCACATGATTATTGCTTTCATACCGGGCATAACCTGGTTCATGGAAAACAGCACTTCCCGGTGATCGCTGTCGACCCGGAAAACATGGGGGTTTCTGTCGGTGAACCTGGTTCGGTGGCCCAGGTAAGTGAACTCGACCCAGCCTGATTTGACCGGGCGATCCTGGGGAAACCGGATACGGAAGGTATACTTTTTCGCGGGATGAGAAATCGAGATCGTGAAAAACTCCGTTTCGTTACGGAAGCTGTCTCGCATAGTCCAGGCGGTCTGGATTTCCCGGACCTGGTGCCGTCGGAGTGGTTTCTTGAGGATGACGTCGAGTTCATACTTGTTCGGGCGGTCGGGAACCTGCCTTTTGGTACAGGTCACGTTGTCACTGTAGGTGATGTCTTCCAGCGGGCCGTCCGACCACAGGCCGGTCTCGGTATATTGGCGTATTTCCGGCGCGTCGGTCGTAATCTCCTTGGTCTTTGTATATCGCGCGCTCTGCCCGGTGGCATCGAGAAGCTCCAGCGTGGCCCCGGTGCTTTGGATGACAAGGGTACTTTTCGGCCTTAACCGATTGAAGCGGCTGTCGATCTGCGAGCGCCTCCACAGGTAGTACAGGACGGTAAGAGGGACGGAGATGATGAGGATCCCCCAGCCACGGACGCTGGCCTCCCGGATGACCAGAACAAGTCCGGAGAAAACGAGTAGCGCGAGAATAACGCCAAGGGCCTTTACGACAACGGATCTATTGTGATCTGCGGACATCGATCCCTCGTTACCGGTGACGACCACAAAATGGTGAGAGTGAACAAGGAATCCCGCCTCTCAGCGGCCGGCCGGGCAAAGTCAAGTCGTTATCGCGCATATGAGTAAGTGCCAACCCGGTGATTCGGTCGGCCCAACGGCCGGCTCGTTGGAGTCTGGACGCCGATCGACCAAACCGTGTGCGGCCCTCACACGCGGGCCGCGGCCTCGATCAGTGATCGATCTCAGGCTATCCAGGCCGCGAAGAAATGTCAACAACTATTCGGCCGTGTTTTTGTTGACGGGGCATGCCGGCGGGTTTAAGCTTTTGGCAAATGTGCCGATAACGCCTCCGGGACAAGATATAGAAGTGAGGTAGAGATGGCAGTAGGATCAGACGGCGGTGGTGATACGAACTGACCGCCCGGAAAAGAATGATTTGACGGCCCGGTTGACCTTTAGGTCGATCGGGCCTCTTTCTTGTTGGACCGTCCCTTGCCAACGGCCTCGCCGTTGATTAAAT harbors:
- a CDS encoding DUF4184 family protein; translation: MPFTTAHPALVLPLKQLFPRYVSLTGLVAGAMAPDLLYFLCLTTDYRGVSHSWTGLLLFCLPAGLAFCFVFHWWFKGPFLRHFPAPLDRFFSGLADRRWLPTGRGQWLVLILSLTAGALSHFFWDSWTHADGVVAQSFPWLLEHLDFAGLHVRYTELTQHLSTLFGTILILWYIASGRLIPPAATRPQSARTPGQKVRFWLTGLACSVILAFGAVWLHFGSLTLDPAALPGSFHLYHKLGLGSWAGFFWAACAYTVAGRLIERTRSGAVSSGENLKS
- a CDS encoding HIT family protein; translation: MPSVFTRIINRELPARIFHETDRVIVIADHRPRDAIHLLIIPKEEHRNFIETPPEVLQLLNDTAKFVASKLGLEEHFRLVINNGYGQEIDHVHYHFMSDAGREKLTFLKET